One stretch of Arachis duranensis cultivar V14167 chromosome 1, aradu.V14167.gnm2.J7QH, whole genome shotgun sequence DNA includes these proteins:
- the LOC107463262 gene encoding probable polygalacturonase produces MLVALVLLLALSNEVRVNGYGGSEQCEYSPELAPRPHSVSILEFGAVGDGKTLNTIAFQNAIFYLKSFADKGGAQLYVPPGQWLTGSFNLTSHLTLFLERGAVIIGSQDPFHWEVIDPLPSYGRGIEAPGGRYLSLINGYMLNDVVITGNNGTIDGVGSIWWRSFISHSLNYSRPHLIELVASNSVVVSNITFLNTPAYGIHPVYCSNVHIHNISISAPSESPFTVGIVPDSSDNVCIEDCTISMGFDAIALKSGWDEYGIAYGRPTKNVHIRRVHLQSSSGSTLAFGSDMSGGISNVLVEHVHLYNSKTGIVFRTTRGRGGYMKEIVISDIEMENIYRAIAATGHCGSHPDDKFDPNALPHLDQIILKNMTGTNITIAGTFSGLEESPFTNICLSNLNFSLNSMSPFTWECSNVSGFSESVVPKPCLDLETPSVSYTACSSMLSNRAKATTQASYSSA; encoded by the exons ATGCTA GTGGCACTAGTGTTGCTGCTGGCATTGAGCAATGAAGTAAGAGTTAATGGTTATGGTGGTTCTGAGCAATGTGAGTATAGTCCAGAACTAGCTCCAAGACCACACAGTGTGTCTATTTTGGAGTTTGGTGCTGTTGGGGATGGAAAGACACTGAATACCATTGCATTCCAGAATGCAATATTCTATCTCAAGTCATTCGCCGATAAGGGCGGCGCTCAGCTTTATGTGCCGCCTGGACAATGGCTCACTGGAAGCTTCAACCTCACTAGCCATCTTACCCTCTTTCTAGAAAGAGGTGCTGTCATTATTGGATCTCAG GATCCATTTCATTGGGAAGTTATTGATCCTTTACCTTCTTATGGACGAGGAATCGAAGCTCCCGGCGGAAGATACCTTAGCTTGATAAATGGATACATGTTAAATGATGTGGTCATTACAG GCAACAATGGGACCATAGATGGTGTTGGATCGATTTGGTGGCGATCCTTTATTTCTCATTCCCTGAACTATAGTCGACCTCATCTAATCGAATTAGTCGCATCTAACTCGGTGGTAGTTTCAAATATCACATTCCTGAATACCCCTGCATATGGCATCCACCCAGTTTATTGCAG CAATgtacatattcacaatatttcaATATCAGCTCCTTCAGAATCCCCTTTCACTGTTGGCATAGTACCAG atTCTTCTGATAATGTGTGTATAGAAGATTGTACAATTAGCATGGGGTTTGATGCAATTGCACTCAAAAGTGGCTGGGATGAGTATGGCATTGCCTATGGCAGGCCTACAAAAAATGTGCACATCAGAAGGGTGCATCTCCAATCTTCTTCCGGCTCTACTCTTGCGTTTGGCAGCGACATGTCTGGCGGCATTTCGAATGTCCTAGTGGAGCATGTTCATCTCTACAACTCAAAAACCGGCATTGTGTTCAGAACCACCAGGGGAAGAGGTGGTTACATGAAGGAGATAGTTATATCAGACATAGAAATGGAGAACATATACCGAGCGATCGCGGCCACAGGCCACTGTGGATCTCATCCTGATGACAAGTTTGATCCTAATGCTCTCCCACACTTGGATCAAATTATATTGAAGAACATGACTGGGACAAACATCACTATTGCTGGAACCTTTTCTGGACTAGAAGAATCTCCTTTTACTAACATATGCCTTTCAAATCTAAACTTCTCTCTCAATTCTATGTCTCCCTTTACATGGGAATGCTCAAATGTCTCTGGATTCTCTGAATCTGTTGTCCCAAAACCTTGTCTTGATCTTGAGACCCCTTCAGTTTCTTACACAGCATGTTCCTCCATGCTAAGCAATAGAGCAAAGGCAACAACACAAGCTTCATATTCTTCTGCTTGA